Proteins encoded by one window of Halosolutus gelatinilyticus:
- a CDS encoding ABC transporter substrate-binding protein, whose amino-acid sequence MKDTQLTMDRRTALQTTLGTATLAAAGCLSSDPDDGADFRIGGPWKPSRDPLDGGSQLRRLGITEALVSVDYDANPTPGLATEWERSDERRWEFALREDVTFHDGEPLDAAAAVESLRRTADSAAFADVPIEAIEAVAEATVAVETETPFAPLPAHLSRNEAVLLSSDAIDADGSIADPVSTGPFAVDTFEPGSELRAVRNDDYYGARPEIETVRYEVVDDDQTRRMKLENGELEMARILPHEMVSALEAADGIDVYTPEIPRIRFLTFDTQSEPFDDDRVRRAVDHAIDREAITESVLGGVDDPAVGPFTPELTEWANPDLETERYDPDRARSLLSEAGWTIDGEGDGVRTRDDDELAVEVLTFDARSLPLIAEVLQAQLAAVGIDLEVTVMEYSAMVDQVGQGSFDIYFTSWGTLWYPDPDRLAELFHSEAASLHHGYENERVDTLLEEARELDDREARLERYHEVQSIVLEDAPVAVLTNYTSVVGTASNVRGYQPHPTELRYGLESITPAE is encoded by the coding sequence ATGAAGGATACGCAACTCACGATGGACCGACGTACCGCGCTGCAAACGACGCTCGGAACCGCGACGCTCGCCGCGGCGGGGTGCCTCTCGAGCGACCCCGACGACGGAGCGGACTTCCGTATCGGCGGGCCGTGGAAGCCGAGCCGCGATCCGCTGGACGGCGGAAGCCAGCTTCGCCGCCTCGGCATCACCGAGGCGCTAGTTAGCGTCGACTACGACGCGAATCCGACGCCGGGGCTCGCAACGGAGTGGGAACGGTCGGACGAACGCCGCTGGGAGTTCGCGCTCCGGGAGGACGTGACGTTCCACGACGGCGAGCCCCTGGACGCGGCGGCCGCCGTCGAATCGCTCCGACGGACCGCCGACTCCGCCGCGTTCGCGGACGTCCCGATCGAGGCGATCGAGGCCGTCGCCGAGGCGACCGTCGCCGTCGAGACCGAAACCCCGTTCGCGCCGTTGCCGGCCCACCTCTCGCGCAACGAAGCGGTGCTGCTCAGTTCCGACGCCATCGATGCGGACGGCTCGATCGCCGATCCGGTGAGTACCGGCCCATTCGCCGTCGACACCTTCGAACCCGGCTCCGAGCTGCGGGCCGTGCGCAACGACGACTACTACGGGGCGCGGCCCGAGATAGAGACCGTCCGCTACGAGGTCGTCGACGACGATCAGACGCGGCGGATGAAACTCGAGAACGGCGAACTCGAGATGGCCCGCATCCTGCCCCACGAGATGGTCAGCGCGCTCGAGGCGGCCGACGGGATCGACGTCTACACGCCCGAGATCCCGCGGATCAGGTTCCTCACGTTCGACACGCAATCGGAGCCGTTCGACGACGACCGCGTTCGGCGGGCGGTCGATCACGCGATCGATCGGGAGGCGATCACCGAGTCGGTCCTCGGTGGTGTCGACGATCCCGCCGTCGGGCCGTTCACCCCGGAACTGACGGAGTGGGCGAATCCGGACCTCGAGACGGAGCGCTACGATCCGGACCGCGCCCGGTCGCTGCTGTCCGAGGCCGGCTGGACGATCGACGGGGAAGGCGACGGCGTCCGAACCCGCGACGACGACGAACTCGCCGTGGAAGTGCTCACCTTCGACGCCCGGAGCCTGCCGTTGATCGCCGAAGTGTTGCAGGCGCAACTCGCCGCGGTCGGCATCGACCTTGAGGTGACGGTCATGGAGTACTCCGCGATGGTCGATCAGGTCGGTCAGGGCTCCTTCGACATCTATTTCACGTCCTGGGGCACGCTGTGGTATCCCGACCCCGACAGGCTCGCGGAGCTGTTCCACTCGGAGGCCGCGTCGCTGCACCACGGCTACGAGAACGAACGCGTCGATACGCTGCTCGAGGAGGCGCGCGAACTCGACGACCGCGAGGCACGACTGGAACGCTACCACGAAGTCCAGTCGATCGTCCTCGAGGACGCGCCGGTCGCGGTCCTGACGAACTACACGAGCGTCGTCGGGACCGCGAGCAACGTGCGCGGCTACCAACCCCACCCGACGGAATTGCGGTACGGGCTCGAGTCGATCACGCCGGCGGAGTGA
- a CDS encoding ABC transporter ATP-binding protein, which translates to MTANNALEIENLHVRFDTRSETVHAVNGVSCRIKPGEIVGLVGESGCGKSVTARSIVRLEAPGEIVDGSIRYDGRELTTADERTLRRLRGRELAMVFQDPSTTLNPVYPVGEQIAEALRIHRDPDHQPLLRELARGTSSRLRSSEVRSEVLKLMGTVGIPRPSERIDAYPHQFSGGMRQRAMIAIALARRPSLLIADEPTTALDTTTQAAILERLAALNAEHGMGMLVISHDIGVVSQLCDRIVVMYDGVVVERRPAEGLRSNPAHPYTKALLGCLPRRGESGSRLPTVQGTPSDGSPPPAGCAFVDRCPFATGDCRTATQPVVSVGPDHDVRCGVPEAREASLETMRARRARADAARNASETSNDPRSVAVDGGATASVADAAGDATREHEQARRDRSTRTDEPVVTLEGVAKSFRESDALIDRLLGTDGRIPAVRGVSLALRPGETVGLVGESGCGKSTLAKLIVGLETPDDGTVRLHGRPIGGVDSRTDAQLTEIGVVFQHPGASLNPKRTVGAAIAEPLVEAGWSRPRRKDRIAELCSLVGLPNDVTDRYPGQLSGGQRQRVAIARAIALEPSVLVLDEPTAALDVSVQATILNLLADLQADLGLTYLFISHDIDVVRHVADRVAVMYCGRLVEIGPAHATLSRPTHPYTQTLLDAIPGGRADSGSGGDQATDALAGEPPSPADPPSGCAVHPRCPVATDECSRVEPSLDPVGDDARSRCLYADAWRDERNRTASRERDERLEADSSACDASVDAERSPSDPTDTPEID; encoded by the coding sequence ATGACCGCGAACAACGCTCTCGAAATCGAGAACCTCCACGTTCGATTCGACACCCGTTCGGAGACCGTCCACGCGGTTAACGGCGTATCGTGTCGGATCAAACCCGGCGAAATCGTCGGCCTGGTCGGCGAGAGCGGCTGCGGGAAGTCGGTTACCGCTCGCTCGATCGTCCGCCTCGAGGCACCGGGCGAGATAGTCGACGGCAGCATCCGCTACGACGGCCGGGAGCTGACGACGGCCGACGAGCGGACGCTCCGGCGGCTCCGCGGCCGCGAACTCGCGATGGTCTTTCAAGATCCGTCGACGACGCTGAACCCGGTGTATCCGGTCGGCGAACAGATTGCCGAGGCGCTGCGGATCCACCGCGATCCGGATCACCAGCCACTGCTCCGGGAACTCGCACGCGGGACGAGTTCTCGACTACGCTCGTCCGAGGTCCGTTCGGAGGTGCTCAAGCTCATGGGGACGGTCGGCATTCCACGTCCGAGCGAGCGGATCGACGCCTACCCCCACCAGTTCAGCGGCGGGATGCGTCAGCGCGCCATGATCGCGATCGCACTCGCCCGTCGCCCGTCGCTGCTGATCGCCGACGAACCGACGACCGCGCTGGATACGACGACCCAGGCGGCGATCCTCGAGCGACTGGCTGCTCTCAACGCCGAGCACGGGATGGGAATGCTGGTGATCAGCCACGACATCGGCGTCGTCTCACAGTTGTGCGATCGGATCGTCGTCATGTACGACGGCGTCGTCGTCGAGCGGCGACCGGCCGAGGGCCTCCGTTCGAATCCCGCACACCCGTACACGAAGGCGCTGTTGGGCTGTCTCCCCCGCCGCGGCGAGTCCGGCTCCCGCCTTCCGACGGTCCAGGGGACGCCGTCGGACGGATCCCCGCCGCCCGCAGGGTGTGCCTTCGTCGATCGCTGTCCGTTCGCGACGGGCGACTGTCGAACGGCGACCCAGCCCGTCGTCTCGGTCGGACCGGACCACGACGTCCGATGCGGCGTCCCGGAGGCGCGCGAGGCGTCGCTCGAGACGATGCGCGCTCGACGAGCGCGAGCGGACGCTGCACGTAACGCGTCGGAGACGTCGAACGACCCGCGATCGGTGGCCGTCGACGGGGGCGCGACCGCGTCCGTGGCGGACGCAGCCGGCGATGCGACGCGCGAACACGAGCAGGCGCGACGCGACCGATCGACGCGAACCGACGAGCCGGTCGTCACTCTCGAGGGCGTCGCGAAGTCGTTCCGGGAGTCCGACGCCCTCATCGACCGGCTGCTCGGGACCGACGGTCGCATTCCGGCGGTCAGGGGCGTCTCCCTCGCGCTGCGCCCGGGCGAGACCGTCGGCCTGGTCGGCGAGAGCGGCTGCGGGAAGTCGACGCTCGCGAAGCTGATCGTCGGCCTCGAGACGCCGGACGACGGCACCGTTCGGCTCCACGGGCGGCCGATCGGCGGCGTCGACTCGCGGACGGACGCGCAACTGACCGAGATCGGCGTCGTCTTCCAGCACCCCGGCGCGAGTCTCAACCCTAAGCGGACGGTCGGAGCGGCGATCGCCGAACCGCTGGTCGAGGCGGGCTGGTCGCGCCCGCGCCGGAAGGATCGCATCGCGGAGCTGTGCTCGCTGGTCGGCCTCCCGAACGACGTCACCGATCGCTATCCCGGCCAGCTCTCCGGCGGGCAGCGCCAGCGGGTGGCGATCGCGCGGGCGATCGCGCTCGAGCCGTCGGTGCTCGTGTTGGACGAGCCGACGGCCGCGCTCGACGTCTCGGTCCAGGCGACGATACTGAATCTGCTCGCGGATCTCCAGGCCGACCTCGGCCTGACGTACCTGTTCATCTCACACGACATCGACGTCGTGCGCCACGTTGCCGACCGCGTCGCGGTGATGTACTGCGGACGACTCGTCGAGATCGGCCCGGCGCATGCGACGCTCTCGCGGCCGACTCACCCGTACACGCAGACGTTGTTGGACGCGATTCCGGGCGGTCGGGCGGACAGTGGATCGGGTGGGGACCAAGCCACGGACGCGCTCGCCGGCGAGCCACCCAGTCCCGCCGATCCGCCGTCAGGCTGCGCCGTTCACCCACGCTGTCCCGTCGCCACAGACGAGTGCTCCCGCGTCGAGCCGAGCCTCGACCCTGTCGGGGACGACGCCCGGTCGCGCTGCCTGTACGCGGATGCGTGGCGGGACGAGCGAAACCGGACCGCGAGCCGAGAGCGCGACGAGCGTCTCGAGGCCGACTCGAGCGCGTGCGACGCCTCCGTCGATGCCGAAAGGTCGCCGAGTGACCCCACCGACACGCCAGAAATCGACTGA
- the nikC gene encoding nickel transporter permease yields the protein MSDRNAGSESATGVTGLLERGRRLVRYRPAVRTNGSIRLGGAVVGLLVIVAVVGPIVSPYDPTAQALENRLQGPSLAHPLGTDPLGRDAATRLAYGARVSLALALVATTIRVGIGTTVGLLAATGGRVVDAVLMRLVDIQLAFPGLVLALVIAGVLGPSLRNVVIALSVVGWASYARVVRGSVLAVKERPFVQTATLYGTPWHRLVRRHLLPHVVSPVLVLATLNLGTVVLAATGLSYLGLGAQPPTPEWGTMIADGRNYLRSAPWLVTAPGVAIMLPVIGFNLLGDGLRDALDPDHLDDRQRRRT from the coding sequence GTGAGCGACCGCAACGCTGGGTCCGAATCGGCGACGGGGGTGACCGGACTCCTCGAGCGCGGTCGCCGTCTCGTTCGCTATCGACCCGCCGTCCGGACGAACGGCTCGATCCGTCTCGGCGGCGCCGTGGTCGGGCTCCTCGTGATCGTCGCCGTCGTCGGCCCGATCGTGTCTCCGTACGATCCGACCGCCCAGGCGCTCGAGAATCGACTGCAGGGCCCGTCGCTCGCCCATCCCCTCGGGACCGATCCGCTCGGCCGCGACGCGGCGACGCGGCTCGCGTACGGGGCCCGCGTCTCGCTGGCGCTGGCGCTCGTGGCGACGACTATTCGGGTCGGTATCGGAACGACGGTCGGACTGCTCGCGGCGACGGGCGGTCGCGTCGTCGACGCCGTGTTGATGCGACTCGTCGACATCCAGCTCGCGTTTCCGGGACTCGTGCTCGCGCTGGTGATCGCCGGCGTGCTCGGACCGAGCCTTCGAAACGTCGTCATCGCGCTTTCGGTCGTCGGCTGGGCCTCGTACGCGCGGGTCGTCCGTGGGAGCGTCCTCGCCGTCAAGGAGCGGCCGTTCGTCCAGACTGCCACGCTCTACGGGACGCCGTGGCACCGGCTCGTCCGGCGACACCTGTTGCCCCACGTCGTCAGTCCGGTGTTGGTGCTGGCGACGCTGAACCTCGGTACCGTCGTGCTCGCCGCCACCGGCCTCTCCTATCTCGGCCTCGGTGCGCAGCCGCCGACGCCCGAGTGGGGCACGATGATCGCCGACGGCCGAAACTACCTGCGATCGGCCCCGTGGCTCGTCACCGCCCCCGGCGTCGCGATCATGCTGCCCGTCATCGGCTTCAACCTGCTCGGCGACGGGCTGCGCGACGCGCTCGATCCCGACCACCTCGACGACCGACAGCGGAGGCGAACCTGA
- the nikB gene encoding nickel ABC transporter permease, whose product MLRALFVRFGSLSSVLLGVSLITYGFVFLTPGDPAYTILREQRQSPPSESEVASFRAERGLDEPFLVQYGSWLTDALRGDLGTSYYQSEPVTSLVLAHLPNTLELALAATAVSVLLAVPLGVVSAVHRDTWIDQTSQIAALVGVSMPNFWLGYLLILVCSLWLGLTPVAGAGTLEHLVLPAITLGTGMAAIVTRLVRTSILEVLEAEYVDTARSKGVRERLVVYKHALRNALIPVVTIVGLQFGFVINGAVVVEAVFQRPGLGTLLVDAVFARDYPIVQGVVLVTAVAFVLTNQLVDLAYVALDPRIERGERS is encoded by the coding sequence ATGCTGCGCGCCCTCTTCGTCCGGTTTGGATCGCTGTCGTCGGTTCTACTCGGCGTCTCGCTGATCACGTACGGATTCGTGTTTCTGACGCCCGGCGATCCGGCGTACACGATCCTCAGAGAGCAACGCCAGAGCCCGCCATCGGAATCCGAGGTGGCGAGCTTTCGGGCCGAACGCGGGCTGGACGAACCGTTCCTCGTCCAGTACGGCTCGTGGCTCACCGACGCGCTCCGGGGCGATCTCGGCACGTCGTACTACCAGTCCGAGCCCGTCACGTCGCTGGTGCTCGCGCACCTGCCGAACACGCTCGAGCTCGCGCTGGCAGCGACGGCCGTCTCGGTGCTGCTCGCCGTCCCGCTGGGCGTGGTAAGCGCCGTCCACCGCGATACCTGGATCGACCAAACCAGCCAGATCGCCGCCCTGGTCGGCGTTTCGATGCCGAACTTCTGGCTCGGCTACCTGCTGATCCTCGTCTGTTCGCTCTGGCTCGGGCTGACGCCCGTCGCCGGCGCGGGGACGCTCGAGCACCTCGTGTTGCCCGCGATCACGCTCGGCACCGGGATGGCTGCAATCGTCACGCGACTCGTTCGAACGTCGATACTCGAGGTGCTGGAGGCCGAGTACGTCGACACCGCGCGCTCGAAGGGCGTTCGCGAACGGCTCGTGGTCTACAAGCACGCGCTCCGGAACGCCCTCATCCCGGTCGTAACGATCGTCGGGCTCCAGTTCGGCTTCGTCATCAACGGAGCCGTCGTCGTCGAGGCCGTCTTCCAGCGGCCGGGGCTGGGAACGCTGCTCGTCGACGCCGTCTTCGCCAGGGACTACCCGATCGTGCAGGGCGTCGTCCTCGTGACGGCCGTCGCGTTCGTCCTCACTAACCAACTCGTCGATCTCGCGTACGTCGCGCTCGATCCGCGCATCGAACGGGGTGAGCGATCGTGA
- a CDS encoding nuclear transport factor 2 family protein: protein MKNREQPDRTDTHAMPEISIEEDCGNSPRKQFLSDFYVAFVERNEEAIRSMLTDDVRLAIIGEETLDGSQSVVDSMDLFLDGISEITVNNIITHGDMAAVTGVITADSGDTHAFCEVFEFEGHTKGAKIESIDSYVVEMG, encoded by the coding sequence ATGAAGAACCGAGAGCAACCGGATCGAACAGACACACACGCCATGCCCGAAATTTCGATCGAAGAGGACTGTGGCAACTCGCCCAGAAAGCAGTTCCTCTCGGACTTTTACGTCGCGTTCGTAGAGCGCAACGAGGAGGCGATTCGTTCGATGCTCACCGATGATGTTCGGTTGGCGATCATCGGTGAGGAAACACTCGACGGAAGTCAGAGCGTCGTGGACTCGATGGATCTCTTCCTCGACGGAATCTCCGAGATAACGGTCAACAACATCATCACCCACGGAGATATGGCCGCTGTGACCGGTGTCATAACCGCCGACAGCGGAGACACCCACGCATTCTGTGAAGTGTTCGAATTCGAGGGACACACGAAGGGCGCAAAAATCGAATCTATCGACTCATACGTAGTCGAGATGGGCTAA
- a CDS encoding redoxin domain-containing protein, protein MSTDHYNIPCGETHREVLSAGTRAPEFTLPTTPDQTVSLSDFHGQPVVLAFYPADWSPVCGDQMSLYNQLLPEFQAHGAQLLGISVDGVWCHHSFGEDRSLHFPLLADFEPKGAVAKAYGVYRDDVGTSKRALFVIDGGGIIQWSHVSPVGINPGADGILRELEALSSTIEVGESR, encoded by the coding sequence ATGAGCACTGATCACTATAATATCCCGTGCGGAGAGACTCACCGCGAGGTGCTGTCCGCTGGGACGCGTGCACCGGAGTTTACGCTCCCGACTACGCCGGATCAGACAGTTTCACTCAGCGATTTTCACGGTCAGCCGGTCGTCCTTGCGTTCTATCCGGCCGATTGGAGTCCGGTCTGCGGCGACCAGATGTCGCTGTACAACCAGCTCCTCCCGGAGTTTCAAGCTCACGGGGCGCAACTGCTCGGAATTTCGGTCGACGGCGTCTGGTGTCACCACTCCTTCGGGGAAGATCGGAGTCTTCACTTCCCATTGCTCGCAGATTTCGAGCCGAAAGGCGCCGTCGCAAAAGCTTACGGCGTGTATCGCGATGACGTCGGGACAAGCAAGCGGGCGTTGTTCGTCATCGACGGCGGCGGTATCATTCAGTGGAGCCACGTCTCCCCGGTCGGAATTAATCCGGGTGCCGACGGTATCCTTCGCGAACTCGAAGCCCTCTCCTCGACCATCGAGGTGGGAGAGAGTCGATGA
- a CDS encoding DsbA family protein, with protein sequence MSGGSIQSDVSRLVVPVSEDDHRQGPDDAAVTLVEYGDYQCPYCGQAYPVIKEVQDRFEDDLRFVFRNFPLTHVHEHAQHAAEAAEAAGAQGEAEFWAMHDLLYEHQDALDDESLSTYADQLGLDSERFRRDVESHAFEERIHEQFIGGARSGVNGTPTFYINGERYDGSWSTSLLSAAIQRAL encoded by the coding sequence ATGAGCGGTGGATCGATCCAATCGGACGTCTCCCGATTGGTTGTTCCCGTAAGTGAAGACGACCACCGGCAGGGCCCCGACGACGCCGCCGTAACGCTCGTCGAGTACGGCGACTACCAGTGTCCGTATTGCGGTCAGGCGTATCCTGTTATCAAGGAAGTGCAGGACCGGTTCGAAGACGACCTGCGATTCGTCTTTCGCAACTTCCCGCTCACCCACGTGCACGAACACGCCCAGCACGCCGCCGAGGCGGCCGAAGCTGCCGGAGCGCAGGGCGAAGCGGAGTTCTGGGCGATGCACGATCTGCTTTACGAGCATCAGGACGCCCTCGACGACGAGTCGCTGAGTACGTACGCCGACCAACTCGGTCTCGATTCCGAGCGGTTCCGGCGCGACGTTGAGAGCCACGCCTTCGAAGAGCGAATCCACGAACAGTTCATCGGCGGGGCTCGTTCGGGGGTCAACGGAACGCCGACGTTTTACATCAACGGTGAACGCTACGACGGGTCGTGGTCGACATCCCTGCTATCGGCTGCGATCCAACGAGCGCTCTAA
- a CDS encoding formate/nitrite transporter family protein: MTLVQYSDYECPYCGDAYPVIQRIQNRVGTRLRLVFRNFPLTQQHPRAQQAAEAAEAAGAQGRFWEMHDLLYQHQNALARDDLVGYAEQLDLDIDRFTDELDAETYEERIQEDMLSGVRSGVNGVPTFYINGERYDGPLTFDSLLATIASAGNLTDIERSMQLENRELRETIDRSRLGAPAAGEAVRDRFSADEIFQRVTATAYEDVERSKQLLFFSGLAAGLSVGGTFLARAAMTTAYPDDPTGMGNLLYPIGFVIIVLGNYQLFTENTLTPVTLVLTRFASLPQLLRLWMIVLAANVIGAGIVAYLLATTSVFPPATAETAQQFGEHALSISWSALFYKGVFAGGLVATMVWLVHAARDTLSRFFLVYLIMFTIPATELFHCVVGACEVLFLAFAGEAGFFTVFFEFFVPVVLGNTVGGVVFVALVNYSMTEIRSFPDRDRERRELTWPEWLLGVRLVERIRAKKSSDDINTERSFSD, encoded by the coding sequence GTGACGCTCGTCCAATACAGCGACTACGAATGCCCGTACTGCGGGGACGCTTACCCAGTCATCCAGCGGATTCAAAACCGGGTCGGCACTCGGCTCCGGCTCGTGTTTCGGAACTTTCCGTTAACGCAACAACACCCGCGCGCACAACAGGCAGCGGAAGCTGCCGAGGCTGCGGGCGCGCAGGGTCGGTTCTGGGAGATGCACGATCTCCTCTATCAACACCAGAACGCACTCGCTCGGGATGATCTCGTCGGGTACGCTGAGCAACTGGATCTCGACATCGATCGGTTCACGGACGAGTTAGACGCTGAGACGTACGAAGAACGGATCCAAGAGGACATGCTGAGCGGCGTGCGCAGCGGCGTGAACGGAGTTCCGACCTTTTACATTAACGGTGAGCGCTACGATGGCCCACTCACGTTTGACTCGTTACTCGCGACGATCGCGAGCGCAGGAAACCTGACCGATATCGAACGCTCGATGCAACTAGAGAATCGAGAGCTTCGAGAGACGATCGACAGATCCCGCCTGGGCGCGCCCGCAGCCGGCGAAGCGGTTCGCGATCGGTTTTCTGCGGATGAAATTTTCCAACGCGTAACGGCGACCGCCTACGAAGATGTCGAACGGAGCAAACAACTGCTGTTCTTCAGCGGCCTCGCTGCCGGTCTCAGCGTCGGGGGGACGTTCCTCGCGCGAGCAGCCATGACGACGGCCTATCCGGACGACCCAACCGGGATGGGAAACCTCCTCTATCCGATCGGCTTCGTCATTATCGTTCTCGGGAACTACCAGTTGTTCACCGAAAACACGCTAACACCGGTCACACTCGTCCTGACGCGATTCGCAAGCCTTCCACAGCTCCTTCGCCTCTGGATGATCGTTCTCGCCGCGAACGTCATCGGTGCGGGAATCGTCGCGTATCTTCTCGCCACGACGAGCGTCTTTCCCCCGGCGACCGCCGAGACGGCCCAGCAATTCGGCGAACACGCGCTGAGTATCTCGTGGTCGGCGCTTTTCTATAAGGGCGTATTCGCCGGCGGACTCGTCGCAACGATGGTCTGGCTCGTACACGCCGCGCGAGACACCCTCTCGCGATTCTTCCTCGTTTACTTGATCATGTTTACGATCCCCGCCACGGAGCTGTTTCACTGCGTCGTCGGCGCTTGCGAAGTGCTGTTCCTCGCGTTCGCCGGCGAGGCCGGGTTTTTCACCGTTTTCTTCGAGTTCTTCGTCCCGGTCGTCCTCGGGAATACCGTGGGCGGCGTCGTGTTCGTTGCGCTCGTGAATTACAGTATGACTGAAATCCGGAGCTTCCCCGACCGAGACCGAGAGCGACGCGAACTCACCTGGCCGGAATGGCTGCTTGGGGTTCGTTTGGTGGAACGGATCCGGGCGAAAAAGAGTAGCGATGATATCAATACGGAGAGAAGTTTCTCTGACTGA
- a CDS encoding alpha/beta hydrolase: protein MDDAVVRLQVTRCEKRMMQIDYTRSAVDSSGLRAERLDSDAQALLDTLQAEGAPDLTQLSPEQARTLLGDLFTPDVEPEPVASVDEREIPAYARDIRVRIYDPEPGRTLPAVVYFHGGGWVVGNIDTHDKVARSLATNGECVVVSVDYRKGPEHPFPGAVEDAYLATKWTADNATELGAGAGVAVAGESAGATLATVVAQMAIEKDLGAPEIDYQLLFYPVTDHSFDTESYEINADNYFLTTRGMVWFWNHYLRDDIDGANMRASPLRAPERVLAELPPVTMYSSGYDPLRTEQFAYGRALADAGVPVEHTHYEDMIHDFANMSQLADPFPAIEAGSDVQERAGKALREAFE from the coding sequence ATGGACGATGCGGTTGTACGGCTTCAGGTCACGAGATGTGAGAAACGCATGATGCAGATCGATTACACGCGCTCAGCGGTCGACTCCAGCGGTCTCCGCGCTGAACGACTCGATTCGGACGCACAAGCACTGCTAGATACGCTACAAGCCGAAGGGGCGCCCGACCTTACGCAGCTGTCGCCCGAACAAGCCCGCACGCTCCTCGGTGACCTGTTCACTCCGGACGTCGAACCCGAACCGGTCGCTTCGGTAGACGAACGGGAGATTCCGGCGTACGCGCGGGACATTCGCGTGCGAATCTACGATCCGGAGCCGGGCCGAACGCTCCCTGCAGTCGTCTACTTCCACGGTGGCGGGTGGGTCGTCGGTAACATCGACACCCACGACAAAGTCGCTCGCTCGCTGGCAACTAACGGCGAGTGCGTCGTCGTCTCCGTCGACTACCGAAAAGGGCCGGAACACCCGTTCCCCGGAGCCGTCGAAGACGCCTACTTGGCGACGAAATGGACCGCCGACAACGCTACGGAACTGGGCGCCGGTGCGGGGGTAGCCGTCGCTGGTGAGAGTGCGGGAGCCACCCTGGCGACGGTGGTCGCACAGATGGCCATCGAGAAGGATCTCGGCGCCCCGGAGATCGACTATCAACTGCTGTTCTATCCCGTCACCGACCACTCCTTCGACACCGAATCGTACGAGATAAACGCGGATAATTACTTCTTGACGACCCGGGGAATGGTCTGGTTCTGGAATCACTACCTCCGCGACGATATCGACGGAGCGAACATGCGAGCCTCCCCGCTACGGGCTCCCGAACGGGTTCTCGCCGAACTCCCGCCCGTAACCATGTATTCTTCCGGGTACGACCCGCTCCGGACCGAACAGTTCGCGTACGGGAGAGCGCTCGCCGATGCGGGCGTTCCCGTCGAGCATACTCACTACGAAGATATGATTCACGACTTCGCTAACATGAGCCAGCTTGCGGACCCGTTTCCCGCGATCGAGGCGGGGAGCGATGTACAGGAGCGCGCCGGCAAAGCGCTTCGCGAGGCGTTCGAATAA
- a CDS encoding YqaA family protein codes for MLENLPLLFLGGFETIVESATGWPGMGIIFVYSFLIAFALPGPSEIVLIAPLDLGLPSWAHLSSIMLVSATGKAAGSVFAFHIGQEVKQSGPVVRWLRRSRWDVLQWSEKRSVKLAQRYGYGGLAIALSVPFFPDTISIYAFAVLERDYAKFAAATFLGSLGRLVITAGLIGGLAAAF; via the coding sequence ATGCTTGAGAACCTCCCACTCTTATTCCTCGGGGGATTTGAGACGATCGTCGAATCAGCAACAGGATGGCCCGGGATGGGCATAATCTTCGTCTACTCGTTTCTGATCGCGTTCGCCCTGCCGGGACCCAGCGAAATCGTCCTGATTGCGCCACTCGATCTCGGTCTCCCTTCGTGGGCACACCTCTCGAGTATCATGCTCGTCAGCGCGACCGGGAAAGCCGCGGGCAGCGTGTTCGCGTTCCACATCGGCCAAGAAGTCAAACAGTCCGGGCCGGTCGTTCGATGGTTACGGCGGTCCAGATGGGACGTCTTACAGTGGTCGGAGAAACGCTCCGTCAAACTCGCACAACGCTACGGCTACGGCGGCTTGGCGATCGCGCTGTCCGTCCCGTTTTTCCCCGACACGATCTCAATCTACGCCTTTGCCGTGCTCGAACGGGACTACGCGAAGTTCGCGGCCGCGACGTTTCTCGGAAGCCTCGGGAGACTCGTTATCACGGCTGGTCTCATCGGAGGACTCGCGGCAGCGTTCTAA